A single Rhopalosiphum padi isolate XX-2018 chromosome 4, ASM2088224v1, whole genome shotgun sequence DNA region contains:
- the LOC132929152 gene encoding cytochrome c oxidase subunit 5A, mitochondrial, with protein sequence MFPSVLRTCSKISRGVMTIGRQSTIKPITVVSARFMSEHKEETDEEFYSRYEAYFNRSDIDGWEARKAMNDLAGQDAIAEPKVIIAALKACRRLNDYAMAIRFLESVRIKSEIDKSIYPYILQEISPTLQELGIDTPEALGYDKPELALDDVDHIY encoded by the exons ATGTTCCCTTCGGTGTTGCGTACTTGTTCAAAAATATCCCGAGGAGTCATGACTATCGGGCGACAGTCTACGATCAAACCGATCACCGTTGTTTCTGCGAG GTTTATGTCTGAGCACAAAGAAGAGACCGATGAAGAATTCTACTCAAGATATGAAGCATACTTCAACCGCAGTGACATTGACGGATGGGAAGCAAGGAAAGCAATGAATGATCTGGCTGGTCAAGACGCAATAGCCGAACCAAAA gtgATTATTGCTGCGCTGAAAGCTTGTCGTCGTCTTAACGATTATGCCATGGCAATAAGATTCCTTGAGAGTGTGCGAATCAAAAGTGAAATCGATAAAAGCATCTACCCATACATTTTACAAGAAATCTCACCTACTCTTCAAGAATTAGGTATAGACACACCCGAAGCTCTTGGATATGACAAACCAGAATTAGCATTGGATGATGTTGatcacatttattaa
- the LOC132929150 gene encoding uncharacterized protein LOC132929150 has translation METLPAEIITQIMEYLPFDDRREVAMVNEAFHYGSYHPMFSRKEVLTYQSLNEKLNSFNEFKNMLKKSKRKLFCLKFDGLNFVDDLTIFTDLGNRIVSLDFYYLQSLDDSFLDAIAQCCINLEKLVFGKLTDLYLSDKDRPPILKLCCIELNYVKITDREFNLILKLAPNLKDLSIIGSNINSSSLVLQRFYPHDTNDNDHLFNKYNSDYVFSHKNIIHHLNNSVRLNSLVLSESHIFFQIQPLQHKFKSLVLSFENKFINQSFNFMHFEVLSQYVSLERLEIHNLPVELLSNVSKLYNLRHLILSYIIVKSNVFNGPELLKSLKSFMLSLKDLKHIKTLSFNRADQNHCIMFPTLALPNCIFNSLTSLDCSLDTDFGALILGKNLTSLRIRNGDILNEDYLKLIFTRLTNLKHLHIDRCYNVNDFILIDLPIYNLKGLITLKIMDSKVSYRCLQSITNSSLKVLMFDNVSFKSIKSQDDLNKFEESILILSANIPTLTHLKVCMSPTCLRLIESLKLLSYFRVDAKMFVNANFKRMKEFKLWDWYL, from the exons ATGGAAACATTACCAGCAGAG ATCATCACACAGATAATGGAATACTTACCATTTGATGATCGACGAGAAGTGGCTATGGTCAATGAAGCATTTCATTATGGTTCATATCACCCAATGTTCTCTAGAAAAGAAGTGCTTACCTATCAGTCATTAAATGAGAAATTGAATAGTTTTAacgaattcaaaaatatgttgaagaaatcaaaaagaaaactattttgtttgaaatttgatGGTTTGAATTTTGTAGACGATTTGACCATTTTCACAGACTTAGGGAATCGCATTGTATCactagatttttattatttgcaatcACTAGATGATTCATTTCTGGATGCTATTGCCCAATGCTGTATTAATCTTGAAAAATTAGTATTTGGAAAATTGACAGATTTGTACTTAAGTGATAAGGACCGTCCTCCGATACTCAAATTGTGCTGCAtcgaattaaattatgtaaaaatcacTGATAGagaatttaatctaattttgaAACTTGCACCAAACTTAAAGGATTTAAGTATTATTGGTTCTAACATAAATAGTTCAAGTCTGGTCTTACAAAGGTTTTACCCTCATGATACAAATGATAATGATCATTTATTTAACAAGTACAATTCAGATTATGTTTTTtcgcataaaaatattatacatcatttaaataattctgtTAGATTAAATAGCCTTGTGTTAAGCGAAAgtcatatattttttcagattcAACCTttacaacataaatttaaatcattggtgttaagttttgaaaataaatttataaatcaatccTTCAATTTTATGCATTTTGAGGTATTGAGTCAGTATGTATCTTTAGAACGATtagaaatacataatttacCTGTTGAGTTGTTATCGAATGTATCTAAACTATATAATCTACGGCACttgatattaagttatattattgtgaaatcaaatgtatttaatggtcctgaattattaaaatccttaaaatcaTTTATGCTATCGTTAAAAGATTTGAAACATATCAAGACATTATCCTTTAATAGAGCCGATCAAAATCATTGTATTATGTTTCCAACACTTGCGTTGCCGAACTGCATTTTTAATTCTCTTACATCATTAGACTGTTCTCTTGATACAGATTTTGGAGcattaatattaggtaaaaatTTAACAAGCTTGCGAATCAGAAATGGTGATATTCTTAATgaagattatttaaaactaatattcacCAGGTTAACTAATTTAAAGCATTTACATATCGACCGATGTTATAatgtaaatgattttattttaattgatttgccAATATATAACCTGAAAG GAttgattactttaaaaattatggaTTCAAAAGTTTCATATCGATGCTTGCAAAGCATTACAAATTcaagtttaaaagttttaatgttCGACAATGTgtcatttaaatcaattaaatcacag gatgatttgaataaattcgaagaaagtatattaattttgagtGCCAATATTCCTACGTTGACTCACCTTAAAGTTTGTATGAGTCCCACTTGCTTGAGATTAAttgaatcattaaaattattaagttattttcgGGTTGATGCTAAGATGTTTGTAAATGCGAATTTCAAGAGGATGAAAGAGTTCAAACTTTGGGATTG gtatttataa